The following are encoded together in the Streptomyces rapamycinicus NRRL 5491 genome:
- a CDS encoding SDR family NAD(P)-dependent oxidoreductase: MRTDQPVPPDSGLRPDVHTGKVALVTGGGTGIGRATALGLAAGGARVVICGRRPEPLAEAAEEIEALGGSCVTLSADIREESHVSTVVDRALDAFGRVDILVNNAGGQFSAPAEEISPGGWRAVHRLAVDATWAMTREVARRAMIPQRSGAVFFIAFSPRRGIPGFAHAASARAAVENLAAGLSLEWSRYGIRTVCVAPGTIATGGLDDHYTPEDRERWERSVPLGRLGRPEDVSGLISFLASPQGSYITGTTVVVDGGADAWGAGHPVPDVPHHLTTPDSSPKDNP, encoded by the coding sequence GTGCGCACTGACCAACCCGTGCCGCCGGACAGCGGACTACGGCCGGATGTCCACACCGGCAAGGTCGCGCTGGTGACCGGCGGGGGCACCGGCATCGGCCGGGCCACCGCCCTGGGCCTGGCCGCCGGCGGCGCGCGCGTCGTGATCTGCGGGCGCCGTCCGGAGCCCCTGGCGGAGGCCGCCGAGGAGATCGAGGCCCTCGGCGGCTCCTGCGTCACGCTGTCCGCGGACATCCGCGAGGAGTCCCACGTCAGCACGGTCGTCGACCGCGCGCTCGACGCGTTCGGACGCGTCGACATCCTGGTCAACAACGCGGGCGGACAGTTCTCCGCGCCCGCCGAGGAGATCAGCCCGGGCGGCTGGCGGGCCGTGCACCGGCTCGCCGTCGACGCCACATGGGCGATGACCCGCGAGGTCGCCCGCCGGGCGATGATTCCGCAGCGCTCGGGCGCGGTGTTCTTCATCGCCTTCTCCCCGCGCCGCGGCATCCCCGGCTTCGCCCATGCCGCCTCCGCGCGGGCCGCGGTGGAGAACCTCGCGGCCGGGCTCAGCCTGGAGTGGAGCCGGTACGGCATCCGTACGGTGTGCGTGGCGCCCGGCACCATCGCCACCGGGGGCCTGGACGACCACTACACACCGGAGGACCGGGAGCGCTGGGAGCGGTCGGTGCCGCTCGGCAGGCTCGGCCGGCCCGAGGACGTCTCCGGCCTCATCTCCTTCCTCGCCTCCCCCCAGGGCTCGTACATCACCGGGACGACCGTCGTCGTCGACGGCGGAGCCGACGCCTGGGGTGCCGGTCACCCCGTACCCGACGTACCCCACCACCTCACCACGCCGGACTCGTCCCCTAAGGACAACCCATGA
- a CDS encoding TetR/AcrR family transcriptional regulator, which translates to MTTGTKAEPRSDEDRRARILDATWQLIAERGFHAVRIADIAKVCGTSTGTVHYYFPGKNDVLAEALKYCVDRAFARQSTQLRAVHNAHERLLKLIDMQLPRVGQVRDEWAIWLQYWAEATIRPEFRPAHNEYYARWQETVRRIVQRGQRQGIFRADADPQVVALRLTALTDGAAIQVLTGVPGMTIGTMRELLVDFVHQELVAGAA; encoded by the coding sequence GTGACCACCGGGACGAAGGCGGAGCCCAGGAGCGATGAGGACCGCAGGGCGAGGATCCTCGACGCCACGTGGCAGCTGATCGCCGAGCGTGGCTTCCACGCCGTGCGCATCGCCGACATCGCCAAGGTCTGTGGCACCAGCACCGGCACGGTGCACTACTACTTCCCCGGCAAGAACGACGTCCTGGCGGAGGCCCTCAAGTACTGCGTCGACCGGGCGTTCGCCCGCCAGTCCACCCAACTGCGCGCCGTCCACAACGCTCACGAGCGGCTGCTGAAGCTGATCGACATGCAGCTGCCACGCGTCGGCCAGGTCCGGGACGAGTGGGCCATCTGGCTCCAGTACTGGGCCGAGGCCACCATCCGCCCCGAATTCCGCCCGGCCCACAACGAGTACTACGCGCGCTGGCAGGAAACCGTCCGCCGGATCGTCCAGCGCGGCCAGCGGCAGGGCATCTTCCGCGCGGACGCCGATCCGCAGGTCGTCGCGCTGCGCCTGACCGCCCTCACCGACGGCGCGGCCATCCAGGTGCTGACCGGAGTCCCCGGCATGACCATCGGGACCATGCGCGAACTCCTGGTGGATTTCGTCCACCAGGAGCTCGTGGCAGGCGCCGCCTGA
- a CDS encoding NAD-dependent malic enzyme, whose translation MAKSTARTPATPDALMDPLLNRGVAFTRPERDELGLTGRLPSGVLTLEQQAQRAHQQLRAQGGDLAKNVYLEQLHDRNETLYFKVLTDHLVELLPIVYDPTVGEAIEKYSHEYRRPRGIFLSIDDPESMERAFATLRLGPEDVDLIVCTDAEEILGIGDWGVGGIQISVGKLAVYTAAAGIDPRRVIAVSLDVGTDRESLLKDPLYLGNRHPRVRGADYDTFIETYLRTASSKFPGALLHFEDFGPSNARRILETYGGGYRIFNDDMQGTGAITLAATLSAVRAGGVRMRDQKLVVFGAGTAGVGIADQLRDAMIRDGASPEQATAQVWLIDKQGLLTRDMTDLRDFQQPYARDRSEAADWAADGGAVSLLETVRRVEPTILLGTSTVHGAFTREVVEAMAAGTGRPIVFPLSNPTSRIEAMPDDILAWSKGKALIATGIPVPPVEHDGVTYRIAQANNALLYPGLGLGTIVSGASTVTADMLLAAAQAVADQVDPGQPGASLLPPVENLRESSATTATAVVKAAVGEGVATSKPADPAQAVHQAMWEPVYGDGAAS comes from the coding sequence ATGGCCAAGAGCACCGCGCGCACTCCTGCCACTCCGGACGCCCTGATGGATCCGCTCCTCAACCGTGGCGTGGCGTTCACGCGGCCGGAGCGGGACGAGCTGGGACTGACCGGGCGGCTGCCCTCCGGGGTGCTGACGCTGGAGCAGCAGGCACAGCGCGCCCACCAGCAGTTGCGGGCCCAGGGCGGTGACCTGGCCAAGAACGTGTACCTGGAGCAGCTGCACGACCGCAACGAGACCCTGTACTTCAAGGTGCTCACCGACCACCTCGTGGAGCTGTTGCCGATCGTGTACGACCCCACCGTGGGCGAGGCGATCGAGAAGTACTCCCATGAGTACCGCCGCCCCCGAGGGATCTTCCTCTCCATCGACGACCCGGAGAGCATGGAGAGGGCTTTCGCCACACTGCGGCTCGGGCCCGAGGACGTGGACCTGATCGTGTGCACCGACGCCGAGGAGATCCTGGGCATCGGCGACTGGGGCGTGGGCGGGATCCAGATCTCGGTCGGCAAGCTGGCGGTCTACACCGCGGCGGCCGGTATCGATCCGCGCCGTGTCATCGCCGTGTCACTGGATGTGGGCACGGACCGTGAGTCGCTGCTCAAGGACCCGCTGTACCTGGGCAATCGGCATCCCAGGGTCCGCGGCGCCGACTACGACACGTTCATCGAGACGTATCTGCGCACGGCTTCGTCGAAGTTCCCGGGCGCGCTGCTGCACTTCGAGGACTTCGGCCCGAGCAACGCCCGGCGGATCCTGGAGACGTACGGGGGCGGCTACCGGATCTTCAACGACGATATGCAGGGCACCGGCGCGATCACCCTGGCCGCGACCCTGTCGGCGGTCAGGGCCGGCGGGGTGCGGATGCGTGACCAGAAGCTCGTGGTCTTCGGCGCGGGCACCGCCGGGGTGGGCATCGCCGACCAGCTCCGTGACGCCATGATCCGCGACGGCGCGAGCCCCGAGCAGGCCACCGCACAGGTCTGGCTGATCGACAAGCAGGGCCTGCTCACCCGCGACATGACCGACCTGCGCGACTTCCAGCAGCCCTACGCGCGGGACCGGTCGGAGGCCGCCGACTGGGCGGCCGACGGCGGCGCCGTCTCTCTGCTGGAGACCGTGCGCCGGGTCGAGCCGACGATCCTGCTGGGCACCTCCACCGTGCACGGGGCGTTCACCCGCGAGGTCGTCGAGGCCATGGCCGCGGGTACCGGGCGCCCGATCGTCTTCCCGCTCTCCAACCCGACCTCGCGCATCGAGGCCATGCCGGACGACATCCTCGCCTGGTCGAAGGGCAAGGCCCTGATAGCGACCGGCATCCCCGTCCCACCCGTGGAACACGACGGTGTGACCTACCGGATCGCGCAGGCCAACAACGCGCTGCTCTACCCCGGACTGGGCCTGGGCACGATCGTCTCCGGAGCGTCCACGGTGACCGCGGACATGCTGCTCGCGGCCGCTCAGGCGGTGGCCGACCAGGTCGACCCCGGGCAACCGGGCGCCTCCCTGCTGCCGCCGGTGGAGAACCTGCGGGAGTCCTCGGCGACCACCGCGACGGCGGTGGTCAAGGCGGCGGTCGGCGAGGGTGTCGCCACCAGCAAGCCCGCCGATCCCGCCCAGGCCGTCCACCAGGCCATGTGGGAGCCGGTCTACGGCGACGGAGCGGCGTCATGA
- a CDS encoding SDR family oxidoreductase, which translates to MKFAVIGGTGLIGSQVVKNLNAAGHEAVPHSPSTGVDIISGKGLDEAVAGAGTVVNLANSPTFDEASLAFFQTSMDNLLAASQKAGVGHFVILSIVGVDQVPELVYYRAKALQEEILTAGPVPYSIVRATQFMEFMDATLSWTADSETVRLPTTPIQPIAAKDVAAAVTDVAQGPPLRGIRNIAGPEVFPLDELGRITLAQKGDPRTVVTDPTAGMFAEVKGDVLTDPGADLAPTRYADWLS; encoded by the coding sequence ATGAAGTTCGCGGTCATCGGCGGCACCGGACTCATTGGGTCGCAGGTCGTCAAGAATCTGAACGCAGCCGGGCATGAGGCGGTACCGCATTCGCCGTCCACGGGCGTCGACATCATCAGCGGCAAGGGGCTGGACGAGGCCGTGGCGGGGGCCGGCACCGTCGTCAACTTGGCGAACTCCCCGACGTTCGACGAAGCCTCCCTGGCCTTCTTCCAGACGTCGATGGACAACCTGCTGGCCGCGTCCCAGAAGGCCGGGGTCGGCCACTTCGTGATTCTCTCGATCGTCGGTGTGGACCAGGTGCCGGAGCTGGTCTACTACCGGGCGAAGGCGCTCCAGGAGGAGATCCTCACGGCCGGGCCGGTCCCGTACTCGATCGTCCGGGCGACGCAGTTCATGGAGTTCATGGACGCCACCCTGTCCTGGACCGCCGACAGCGAGACCGTCCGGCTGCCCACCACGCCGATCCAGCCGATCGCCGCCAAGGACGTGGCCGCCGCGGTGACGGATGTGGCCCAGGGTCCCCCGCTGCGCGGCATTCGCAACATCGCGGGCCCCGAGGTCTTCCCCCTGGACGAGCTGGGCCGGATCACCCTGGCCCAGAAGGGCGACCCCCGCACCGTCGTCACCGACCCGACCGCCGGCATGTTCGCGGAGGTCAAGGGTGACGTCCTCACCGACCCGGGCGCCGACCTCGCCCCCACCCGCTACGCCGACTGGCTCTCCTGA
- a CDS encoding MarR family winged helix-turn-helix transcriptional regulator, translating to MPTDVGHEIADVLGTLLKRSTREQIYRRLTEGLGEAVDEVTYPVLSGLARTGPRSAASLADEIGLDRSGVTRRATRLEEAGLLGREPDPADRRATLLALTEAGRAAVETTRQRLAAHIEDSLASWPPGEARTFARQLHRFVDHGPFTAQAGREGRSGPHTGQESQSA from the coding sequence ATGCCGACCGACGTGGGACACGAGATCGCCGACGTGCTGGGGACGCTGCTCAAGCGCAGCACCCGTGAACAGATCTACCGACGCCTGACCGAGGGTCTGGGCGAGGCCGTGGACGAGGTCACCTACCCCGTGCTCAGCGGGCTCGCCCGCACCGGCCCGCGCAGCGCCGCCAGTCTCGCCGACGAGATCGGCCTGGACCGCTCCGGTGTCACCCGCCGCGCGACCCGCCTGGAGGAAGCCGGCCTGCTGGGCCGCGAGCCCGACCCCGCCGACCGGCGCGCCACTCTGCTCGCCCTGACCGAGGCCGGGCGAGCGGCGGTCGAAACGACCCGGCAGCGCCTCGCCGCGCACATCGAGGACTCCCTCGCCTCCTGGCCGCCCGGCGAAGCCCGGACCTTCGCCCGCCAGCTGCACCGTTTCGTCGACCACGGACCCTTCACCGCACAGGCCGGCCGCGAGGGCCGGTCCGGGCCGCACACGGGTCAGGAGAGCCAGTCGGCGTAG
- a CDS encoding nuclear transport factor 2 family protein: MSRTDIATALTDLLFTPGLELAEAADRHFAPDYRQRTDGRWDDRGEFMAHIAHLRTIVAGGSVRVLDELARGDLYADRHVIDVVKTDGSTVRTEVYLFAEFAPDGRFRRIEETTLMLEGADADRNLGSAR, encoded by the coding sequence ATCTCCCGTACCGACATCGCCACCGCCCTCACCGACCTGCTCTTCACGCCCGGTCTCGAACTGGCCGAGGCCGCCGACCGGCACTTCGCCCCCGACTACCGCCAGCGCACCGACGGCCGCTGGGACGACCGCGGTGAGTTCATGGCCCACATCGCCCACCTGCGCACGATCGTCGCCGGCGGATCGGTCCGGGTCCTCGACGAACTCGCGCGGGGCGACCTGTACGCGGACCGTCATGTCATCGACGTCGTCAAGACCGACGGCTCCACCGTGCGTACGGAGGTCTACCTCTTCGCCGAGTTCGCCCCTGACGGGCGGTTCCGCCGCATCGAGGAGACCACCCTCATGCTCGAGGGCGCCGACGCCGACCGGAACCTGGGCAGCGCCCGCTGA
- a CDS encoding alpha/beta hydrolase family protein, with product MSESTYAADAFGSPTPVLSVSPVVLPAPGRAVDLEVRVSAPVTGRDLPVILLSHGQGYSNHLSSLNGYAPLANFWAAHGFVVIQPTHLSSRTLTLDPATPGAPLFWRSRAEDMTRVLDQLDVIEAAVPQLLGRVDRSKVAVAGHSMGGHTASLLLGARLTDPEDGTEVDLAEPRIAAGVLLAAPGGGGDALTESTARNFPFFLTTDFSKMTTPALVVAGDKDDSPHLTVRGPEWHTDPYFLSPGPKSLLTLHGAEHGLGGVSGYDVAETTDESPERVSTVQRLTWAYLRTLLNPADSAWQTACDALAAGPSPLGRVESK from the coding sequence ATGAGTGAATCGACGTACGCCGCCGACGCCTTCGGCTCGCCCACTCCGGTCCTCTCGGTCAGCCCGGTGGTGCTACCGGCTCCCGGCCGAGCGGTGGACCTGGAAGTGCGCGTCTCCGCGCCCGTGACCGGGCGCGATCTGCCCGTCATCCTCCTCTCGCACGGCCAGGGCTACTCGAACCACCTCTCCTCACTGAACGGATACGCCCCGCTCGCCAACTTCTGGGCCGCACACGGCTTCGTCGTCATCCAGCCCACCCATCTGAGCTCGCGGACACTGACCCTGGACCCCGCCACCCCGGGCGCGCCGCTGTTCTGGCGATCGCGGGCCGAGGACATGACGCGCGTCCTCGACCAACTCGATGTGATCGAGGCCGCCGTTCCACAGCTCCTCGGGCGCGTTGACCGGAGCAAGGTGGCCGTGGCCGGGCACTCGATGGGCGGACACACCGCGAGCCTGCTGCTGGGCGCCCGGCTCACCGATCCGGAGGACGGGACGGAAGTGGACCTGGCCGAGCCCCGGATCGCGGCGGGTGTGCTGCTTGCCGCGCCCGGCGGGGGCGGCGATGCCCTCACCGAGTCCACGGCCCGGAACTTCCCCTTCTTCCTGACCACGGACTTCTCCAAGATGACCACGCCCGCGCTCGTGGTCGCCGGTGACAAGGACGACTCTCCCCACCTGACGGTCCGGGGCCCGGAGTGGCACACCGATCCGTACTTCCTCTCCCCCGGCCCCAAGTCCCTGCTCACGCTGCACGGCGCGGAGCACGGGCTCGGCGGGGTCTCCGGCTATGACGTGGCCGAGACCACCGACGAAAGCCCCGAGCGCGTATCCACGGTCCAGCGGCTCACCTGGGCCTACCTCCGCACCCTGCTCAACCCCGCGGATTCCGCCTGGCAGACGGCGTGCGACGCGCTGGCGGCCGGCCCCAGCCCGCTCGGACGAGTCGAATCGAAGTAA
- a CDS encoding HD domain-containing protein — protein MAGDGAGADDELVVAAALHDIGRDRPGPAEHPGLPHEVAGAEFARRRVSERVAWVIAPHVPAKRYLVATDAAYHALLSPASIASLKVQGGPMDEREVAEFAAHPPAGDAVALRRWDDAANDPDGPQLALPTLLAAHTRCVTA, from the coding sequence GTGGCTGGCGATGGAGCGGGCGCGGACGACGAGCTGGTGGTGGCCGCGGCGCTGCACGACATCGGCCGGGACCGGCCGGGCCCGGCCGAACACCCGGGCCTGCCGCACGAGGTGGCGGGCGCCGAGTTCGCCCGCCGCCGGGTGAGCGAACGGGTGGCGTGGGTCATCGCCCCGCACGTACCGGCCAAGCGCTATCTGGTGGCGACCGACGCGGCGTACCACGCCCTGCTCAGCCCGGCGTCGATCGCGTCCCTGAAGGTCCAGGGCGGCCCGATGGACGAGCGCGAGGTGGCGGAGTTCGCGGCCCATCCGCCGGCCGGGGACGCGGTCGCGCTGCGCCGCTGGGACGACGCGGCCAACGACCCGGACGGCCCGCAACTCGCGCTGCCGACTCTCCTGGCGGCCCACACCCGCTGCGTGACGGCGTGA
- a CDS encoding inositol monophosphatase family protein, translated as MRLDILVDTAIAEVVNAHRINLLSEELGSIDNGSAITLVTDPVDGTANAASGVPLSAFAGVIAVDGVPTEALTSWLDTGRCWHTVAGQPSPYRTNGRTELDGAAVSLLRPQPQIADAWWRVATRAARIRILSTSCLEAVLVTEKSTDAFADAGSDTHRIVDLAAAMVTVPAAGGAVIDVRGRPLEIDPDLTRRWSGVVAATPRLAEELPETIRGTEDR; from the coding sequence ATGCGGCTGGACATCCTGGTGGACACCGCGATCGCCGAGGTGGTGAACGCCCACCGGATCAATCTGCTCAGCGAGGAACTGGGCAGCATCGACAACGGATCCGCTATCACGCTGGTCACCGACCCGGTGGACGGCACGGCGAACGCCGCCTCGGGTGTCCCGCTGTCCGCCTTCGCGGGTGTGATCGCGGTGGACGGTGTGCCGACCGAGGCGCTGACCTCCTGGCTGGACACCGGGCGCTGCTGGCACACGGTGGCGGGTCAGCCGTCGCCGTACCGCACGAACGGCCGTACGGAGCTGGACGGCGCGGCGGTGAGTCTGCTGCGGCCGCAGCCGCAGATCGCCGACGCGTGGTGGCGGGTGGCGACGCGGGCGGCCAGGATCCGCATCCTGTCCACGAGTTGCCTGGAAGCGGTGCTGGTGACCGAGAAGTCCACGGACGCGTTCGCGGACGCCGGATCCGACACCCACCGGATCGTGGACCTGGCGGCCGCGATGGTCACCGTCCCCGCGGCGGGCGGCGCGGTGATCGATGTGCGCGGCCGCCCGCTGGAGATCGACCCCGACCTCACCCGCCGCTGGTCGGGTGTGGTCGCGGCCACGCCACGGCTCGCGGAGGAGCTGCCGGAGACCATCCGCGGAACGGAGGACCGATGA
- a CDS encoding phosphonate C-P lyase system protein PhnG yields MSATRYLEIAERLSAELAECACIADGAPVRVLVGPDVGCVTAQVREPVLEQRFLLGDVLACRAEVELAGHRGWAMRLGDDRAAALAAAVLDAEAQSGRGPRRYRRARTERPRCGWTSWWTPRSPRW; encoded by the coding sequence GTGAGTGCGACCAGGTATCTGGAGATCGCGGAGCGGTTGTCCGCCGAGCTGGCCGAGTGTGCCTGCATCGCCGATGGCGCGCCGGTACGGGTGCTGGTGGGGCCCGATGTCGGCTGCGTGACCGCGCAGGTCCGCGAGCCGGTCCTGGAGCAGCGCTTCCTGCTCGGTGACGTCCTGGCCTGCCGGGCCGAGGTCGAGCTCGCCGGCCACCGCGGCTGGGCCATGCGCCTCGGGGACGACCGCGCGGCCGCGCTGGCCGCCGCGGTGCTCGACGCCGAGGCGCAGTCCGGCCGCGGGCCGAGAAGGTACAGACGGGCGCGGACGGAACGCCCACGATGCGGCTGGACATCCTGGTGGACACCGCGATCGCCGAGGTGGTGA
- a CDS encoding formylglycine-generating enzyme family protein yields MSGACCAPTSGGGEEIPEVSAMRARAPERDRAQGLRAMLRIPGGTFSMGGDDADAFPEDGEGPVRQVRLSPFLIDATTVTNRQFAAFTRSSGYRTDAERHGWSFVFYALVHPDARRMVRDGTVAQAPWWLAVDGACWRAPYGPGSSWTELSNHPVVHVSWRDASAYAAWAGKRLPMEAEWEMAARGGLERARYPWGDELLPRGQHRCNIWQGQFPQVNTGEDGYLGTAPVKTYRANNFGLYNTSGNVWEWCSDWWSTTWQVADRPETRRDPAGPPTGEAKVIRGGSYLCHASYCNRYRVAARTSNTPDSSTGHMGFRCAADLPPSP; encoded by the coding sequence ATGTCAGGCGCATGTTGTGCCCCCACGTCCGGGGGCGGCGAGGAGATTCCCGAAGTGTCCGCCATGCGGGCGCGGGCCCCGGAGCGGGACCGGGCGCAGGGGCTGCGGGCCATGCTGCGCATCCCCGGAGGGACGTTTTCGATGGGGGGCGACGACGCCGACGCGTTTCCCGAGGACGGTGAGGGCCCGGTCCGGCAGGTGCGGCTGTCACCGTTCCTCATCGACGCGACGACCGTCACCAACAGGCAGTTCGCGGCGTTCACGCGCAGCAGCGGCTACCGGACCGACGCCGAGCGCCACGGCTGGTCCTTCGTGTTCTACGCACTCGTCCACCCCGACGCCCGGCGCATGGTGCGCGACGGCACGGTGGCGCAGGCGCCCTGGTGGCTCGCGGTCGACGGGGCGTGCTGGCGGGCCCCCTACGGGCCGGGATCGTCCTGGACCGAGCTGTCGAACCACCCCGTCGTCCACGTCTCCTGGCGCGACGCGTCCGCCTACGCGGCGTGGGCGGGCAAACGCCTGCCCATGGAGGCGGAGTGGGAGATGGCGGCGCGTGGCGGTCTGGAGCGCGCCCGCTACCCCTGGGGGGATGAGCTCCTGCCTCGGGGGCAGCACCGCTGCAATATTTGGCAGGGGCAGTTTCCGCAGGTCAACACCGGTGAGGACGGGTATCTGGGAACCGCGCCGGTCAAGACCTACCGAGCCAACAACTTCGGCCTGTACAACACATCCGGCAATGTCTGGGAATGGTGCTCCGACTGGTGGAGCACCACATGGCAGGTGGCCGACCGCCCGGAGACCCGCCGGGACCCGGCCGGACCTCCCACCGGGGAGGCGAAGGTGATCCGCGGCGGCTCCTATCTGTGCCACGCGTCGTACTGCAACCGCTACCGCGTCGCCGCGCGCACGTCCAACACACCGGACAGCAGCACCGGCCACATGGGATTCCGCTGCGCGGCGGATCTGCCCCCGTCACCCTGA
- a CDS encoding arylsulfatase, giving the protein MTNASPCPPSANGTFQGKIGTTYEESTPWWPDQQAPPEGTPNVVVIVLDDVGFSDLGCFGSDIDTPAMDALATGGLRYANFHTTTLCSPTRASLLTGRNHHSVGMRMLSNFDTGFPSGRGQISKSAAILPEVLRDAGFNTMAVGKWHLAPMEQTTASGPYTQWPLSRGFERYYGFLEAETDSFYPELFHDNHAVDPPKSPEEGYHLSEDIVDRAIEFVRDQTSVTPEKPFFMYMAFGAAHAPHQAPQEYLEKYRGRFDHGWDAERATRHARQIERGILPEGTELAPHNPGVLPWDELPDDEKKLSARLQEAYAAMVDHTDHHIGRFMEFLEQIGRMENTITILLSDNGASQEGGQKGSLNPTAYQNGLPEDFEEMLARIDEIGTTRSHANYPWGWAQAGNTPFKRYKQNTHEGGVRCPLIVQWPRGLPRTGEIRQQFHHVTDIAPTLFELLGLEAPAVYNGIPQMPIHGVSMGYTFDSPTAPTRKEAQHFEMFGHRAIWHDGWKAVAYHERGTSFDADQWELYHHDTDFSECNDLAQARPEQLQKMISRFWVEAGKYDVLPLDDQGFAPRAKIPRPGSPRKRTTFTYYPGMAHLPGAAVPPVMNRAHRITAFVDRATASDEGVLVSLGNISSGYVLYVKDNRLVYEYNFLGTRYTVTSEEELPTGPAELTFEFVKTGDMQGVGHLYVSGRPVGEEVIPRVLPHFFGWQGLDVGRDTLSPSSPSYDGEFAFTGKFEKLVFTVAPDEEGETPFERID; this is encoded by the coding sequence ATGACCAACGCCTCTCCGTGTCCGCCGTCCGCGAACGGTACTTTCCAAGGCAAGATCGGCACGACCTACGAGGAGTCCACCCCGTGGTGGCCCGATCAGCAGGCGCCCCCCGAGGGCACGCCCAATGTCGTGGTGATCGTGCTCGACGACGTCGGCTTCTCCGACCTCGGCTGCTTCGGCTCGGACATCGACACCCCGGCCATGGACGCCCTCGCCACCGGCGGCCTTCGCTACGCGAACTTCCACACCACCACGCTGTGCTCGCCGACCCGTGCTTCCCTGCTGACCGGCCGGAACCACCACTCCGTCGGTATGCGCATGCTGTCCAACTTCGACACCGGCTTCCCCAGCGGCCGCGGACAGATCAGCAAGTCCGCCGCGATACTGCCCGAGGTGCTGCGCGACGCCGGCTTCAACACCATGGCCGTGGGCAAGTGGCACCTGGCGCCGATGGAGCAGACCACCGCCTCCGGGCCGTACACCCAGTGGCCGCTGTCCCGCGGGTTCGAGCGTTACTACGGATTCCTGGAAGCCGAGACGGACAGTTTCTATCCGGAGCTGTTCCACGACAACCACGCCGTGGATCCGCCGAAGAGCCCGGAAGAGGGCTATCACCTCAGTGAGGACATCGTCGACCGGGCGATCGAATTCGTCAGGGACCAGACTTCGGTCACTCCGGAGAAACCCTTCTTCATGTACATGGCGTTCGGTGCGGCGCACGCCCCGCACCAGGCCCCCCAGGAATACCTGGAGAAGTACCGGGGCCGGTTCGACCACGGCTGGGACGCCGAGCGCGCCACCCGGCACGCCCGCCAGATCGAACGGGGCATCCTGCCGGAGGGCACCGAACTGGCGCCGCACAACCCCGGGGTCCTTCCCTGGGACGAGTTGCCGGACGACGAGAAGAAGCTGTCCGCACGCCTCCAGGAAGCCTACGCGGCGATGGTCGACCACACCGACCACCACATCGGCCGCTTCATGGAGTTCCTGGAGCAGATAGGCCGGATGGAGAACACCATCACCATCCTGCTCTCGGACAACGGGGCCAGCCAGGAAGGCGGGCAGAAGGGTTCGCTCAACCCCACCGCATATCAGAACGGTTTGCCCGAGGACTTCGAGGAGATGCTCGCGCGGATCGATGAGATCGGCACCACACGCTCTCATGCCAACTACCCCTGGGGCTGGGCACAGGCGGGCAACACGCCGTTCAAGCGCTACAAGCAGAACACCCACGAAGGCGGTGTCCGCTGCCCGCTCATCGTGCAGTGGCCCCGGGGGCTGCCGCGTACCGGCGAGATCAGGCAGCAGTTCCACCATGTCACCGACATCGCCCCGACCCTTTTCGAACTGCTCGGTCTGGAAGCTCCCGCGGTCTACAACGGCATCCCGCAAATGCCGATCCACGGTGTGAGCATGGGTTACACCTTCGACTCGCCGACCGCGCCGACGCGCAAGGAAGCCCAGCACTTCGAGATGTTCGGGCACCGCGCGATCTGGCACGACGGCTGGAAGGCCGTCGCCTACCACGAACGCGGAACGTCCTTCGACGCGGACCAGTGGGAGCTCTACCACCACGACACCGACTTCTCGGAATGCAACGACCTGGCGCAGGCGCGACCCGAGCAACTACAGAAGATGATTTCCCGCTTCTGGGTGGAAGCAGGAAAATACGATGTGCTGCCGCTGGACGACCAGGGATTCGCCCCCCGGGCGAAGATTCCGCGTCCCGGCTCTCCGCGCAAGCGCACCACCTTCACCTACTACCCCGGCATGGCCCATCTGCCCGGTGCCGCGGTACCACCGGTGATGAACCGCGCACACCGCATCACCGCGTTCGTCGACCGGGCCACCGCGTCGGACGAAGGTGTCCTGGTGTCCCTGGGCAACATCAGCAGCGGATACGTCCTGTACGTCAAGGACAACCGGCTGGTCTACGAGTACAACTTCCTCGGCACCCGGTACACGGTGACCTCGGAGGAAGAACTCCCGACCGGCCCGGCGGAGCTGACCTTCGAATTCGTCAAGACCGGTGACATGCAGGGCGTTGGACACCTGTACGTGTCCGGAAGGCCGGTCGGCGAAGAGGTCATTCCGCGGGTCCTCCCGCACTTCTTCGGATGGCAGGGCCTCGACGTCGGCCGGGACACCCTGTCGCCCTCCTCACCGAGCTATGACGGCGAATTCGCGTTCACCGGAAAGTTCGAGAAGCTCGTCTTCACGGTCGCGCCGGACGAGGAGGGCGAGACACCCTTCGAGCGAATCGACTGA